A single genomic interval of Mucilaginibacter boryungensis harbors:
- the gmd gene encoding GDP-mannose 4,6-dehydratase, translating to MKKVALITGITGQDGSYLAEFLLKKGYIVHGVKRRSSLFNTDRIDHLYQDPHEVDRNFVLHFGDLSDSTNLIRIIQQTQPDEIYNLGAMSHVKVSFDTPEYTANADGIGTLRILEAVRILGLAKKTKVYQASTSELYGLVQAVPQSETTPFYPRSPYAVAKMYAYWITVNYREAYGMFACNGILFNHESPLRGETFVTRKITRAAAKIALGLQNRLYLGNLDARRDWGHAKDYVEAMWLILQQEKPEDFVIATGVTTTVRDFIKLAFGVLGISLEFKGTGVDEVGYVTSCSNPDYLLEIGKPVVSVDAEYFRPTEVDLLIGDPTKCQQKLNWTPKYDLKSLVEEMVNADVELFMKERILKESGYEIKNQYE from the coding sequence ATGAAAAAAGTTGCCTTAATTACAGGTATAACCGGTCAGGACGGTTCCTATTTAGCAGAATTTTTATTAAAAAAGGGCTATATAGTACACGGCGTTAAAAGAAGAAGTTCTTTATTCAACACCGACCGCATTGATCATTTATACCAAGATCCGCATGAAGTGGACCGAAACTTTGTTCTGCATTTTGGTGACCTGTCCGACTCTACCAACCTGATCAGGATCATCCAGCAAACACAACCGGATGAGATATATAATTTAGGAGCCATGTCGCATGTTAAGGTAAGTTTCGACACACCGGAATATACCGCAAATGCCGATGGGATTGGTACACTGCGTATATTGGAAGCAGTGCGCATATTAGGCCTTGCGAAAAAGACCAAAGTATACCAGGCTTCAACTTCAGAATTGTATGGCTTGGTACAAGCTGTGCCGCAATCTGAAACTACCCCTTTTTATCCGCGTTCACCTTATGCTGTGGCTAAAATGTATGCTTACTGGATTACAGTGAATTACCGCGAAGCTTATGGCATGTTTGCCTGCAACGGTATCCTTTTTAACCATGAAAGCCCACTGCGTGGAGAGACCTTTGTTACCCGTAAAATTACCCGTGCCGCTGCTAAAATAGCTTTAGGCTTGCAAAACCGCCTATACCTTGGAAACCTTGACGCCAGACGCGATTGGGGACACGCAAAAGATTATGTAGAGGCTATGTGGCTGATACTGCAACAAGAAAAACCCGAAGACTTTGTAATTGCTACCGGCGTTACAACCACAGTACGGGATTTTATAAAATTAGCTTTCGGTGTGCTCGGTATCAGCCTTGAATTTAAAGGTACCGGGGTAGATGAAGTTGGATATGTAACAAGTTGCAGCAATCCCGATTACTTACTGGAGATTGGCAAGCCTGTTGTATCTGTTGATGCAGAATATTTTAGGCCCACCGAGGTTGACCTTTTAATTGGCGACCCTACCAAATGTCAGCAAAAATTGAACTGGACGCCGAAATATGATTTAAAAAGCCTGGTTGAAGAAATGGTAAATGCCGACGTTGAGCTGTTTATGAAAGAAAGGATATTAAAAGAGTCTGGCTACGAGATAAAGAATCAATACGAGTAA
- a CDS encoding non-ribosomal peptide synthetase produces MNDFNNTIVPYPKEKTIFGLFEEQVAKNPSAIAIEKGLNKITYTDLNKLANRLANLLVTKGVMPQDNVGLLVTRDFDMIIGMMAIMKAGAAYVPIDPEYPVDRQLYIFNQSKLKLVIANNDYPLKSTISTECFLKINFLDPGELNESNPPVNVASTQLAYTIYTSGSTGRPKGVMIEHHSVVNLILWVNTKFNVGPHDRLLFITSMCFDLSVYDIFGMLAAGGTIVIAENKEIQDVRMLQNLMIDYQVTFWDSVPTTLDYLVANLEQERPDYKHEGLKTIFLSGDWIPIDLPTRTKKFFPQAQFVSLGGATEGTIWSNFYIVEQVYPEWRSIPYGKPIYNNFFYILDEQLKPVPTGEPGDLYIGGVGVARGYANDAEKTNAAFIPDPFNSQLGGMMYRTGDTGRMMPDFNMEFLGRKDSQVKINGFRVELGEIESVLNKSELVRSCVVLAKKGPDGNKRLIGYVVPKATFEKETVTAYLKTKLPDYMIPAVWVEMDKMPLNSNGKIDRNALPEFTDTLLQRKRLLQPITPTEKILTSIWKECMGLNEISIDDNFFALGGHSLMAVQILSKLEKKLGRSFQLAVLFKYPNIQLLANFIDNDKKETTYTCLVPIKSTGNKTPLYIIHGEGLNVLNFSSLAAVMDKDRPIFGLQAVGLNGIDEPLDNLPDIAKFYLSEIIRHNPTGPYLLAGYSFGGYVALEIRKQMAAMGKKVEKLIMFDTDAEKSEYKDWYYILPKKVKRNVPILLSFLKSSILHPITNFRKKYKNPEPGFLSKYFLKKETKNFYQLIKKIKDKHLYAFRNYKMEPFDGKVYLYKAQICVHYVYDTEFLGWKKYALGGVVRYDVPGDHLTMITPPNVEAFAAILSASLDEKEETIQTTEMADTTAGIKTLV; encoded by the coding sequence ATGAATGATTTTAATAATACCATTGTTCCGTATCCTAAAGAAAAAACCATATTTGGACTTTTTGAAGAACAGGTAGCAAAAAACCCGTCGGCTATTGCTATTGAAAAAGGTCTTAATAAAATAACATATACCGACTTAAACAAATTAGCCAATCGTTTAGCTAATTTATTGGTGACTAAGGGTGTGATGCCTCAGGATAATGTTGGATTGCTGGTTACCCGCGATTTTGACATGATAATTGGCATGATGGCTATTATGAAAGCCGGTGCAGCCTATGTACCTATAGACCCCGAATACCCGGTAGACAGGCAACTATACATCTTTAATCAATCAAAGCTAAAACTGGTCATCGCGAATAACGATTACCCATTAAAAAGTACAATAAGCACGGAATGCTTTCTTAAAATTAATTTTTTAGACCCCGGAGAGTTGAACGAAAGTAACCCACCGGTAAACGTTGCTTCAACCCAGTTAGCTTATACAATTTATACTTCCGGATCAACCGGTAGGCCTAAGGGGGTAATGATTGAGCATCACAGTGTAGTGAACCTGATATTATGGGTAAATACTAAATTTAACGTAGGGCCCCATGACCGGCTATTGTTTATTACTTCCATGTGTTTTGATTTATCGGTTTATGATATTTTTGGAATGCTGGCAGCTGGCGGCACCATAGTAATTGCCGAAAATAAAGAGATACAGGATGTGCGGATGTTGCAGAACCTGATGATTGATTATCAGGTTACTTTTTGGGATTCGGTCCCTACCACTTTAGACTATCTGGTAGCAAATTTAGAACAAGAGCGCCCTGACTATAAACACGAGGGCTTAAAAACCATCTTTTTAAGTGGGGACTGGATACCGATAGATTTGCCAACCCGGACCAAAAAATTTTTCCCGCAAGCGCAGTTTGTAAGCTTAGGTGGCGCTACCGAAGGGACCATTTGGTCAAACTTTTATATTGTTGAGCAGGTGTACCCTGAGTGGCGCAGCATCCCTTACGGTAAGCCTATTTATAATAACTTTTTTTACATACTGGACGAGCAGCTAAAACCTGTACCAACAGGTGAACCAGGTGATTTGTATATAGGTGGTGTAGGCGTGGCGCGCGGTTATGCTAATGATGCAGAAAAAACCAATGCAGCCTTTATTCCCGATCCGTTTAATAGTCAATTGGGGGGTATGATGTACCGCACAGGAGATACCGGCAGGATGATGCCTGACTTTAACATGGAGTTTTTGGGCAGAAAGGACAGCCAGGTAAAAATTAACGGCTTCAGGGTTGAACTGGGCGAAATAGAAAGTGTTTTAAACAAAAGCGAGTTAGTTAGAAGCTGCGTTGTATTAGCAAAAAAAGGCCCTGATGGTAATAAAAGGTTAATTGGGTATGTAGTGCCTAAAGCAACGTTTGAAAAAGAAACTGTAACTGCTTATTTAAAAACCAAACTCCCGGATTATATGATACCTGCCGTATGGGTTGAGATGGATAAAATGCCACTTAATTCAAATGGTAAAATAGACAGAAATGCCTTGCCTGAGTTTACGGACACATTATTGCAGAGAAAACGTTTATTACAGCCTATTACACCCACCGAGAAAATACTGACAAGTATATGGAAGGAATGCATGGGGCTAAACGAAATAAGTATAGATGATAACTTTTTTGCCCTTGGCGGACACTCGCTAATGGCGGTACAAATTTTATCAAAATTGGAAAAAAAACTGGGGCGTAGTTTCCAACTGGCGGTCCTTTTTAAATATCCCAATATCCAGTTACTGGCAAACTTTATTGATAACGATAAAAAAGAAACAACTTATACATGCCTGGTACCCATTAAATCCACCGGAAATAAAACCCCATTATATATTATTCATGGCGAAGGGCTAAATGTGCTGAATTTTAGTAGCCTGGCGGCTGTAATGGATAAAGACCGGCCAATATTTGGTTTACAGGCAGTGGGCTTAAATGGAATTGATGAACCGCTGGATAACTTACCGGATATTGCAAAATTTTATCTCAGCGAAATTATACGCCACAACCCTACCGGGCCATATCTGTTAGCAGGGTATTCTTTTGGAGGTTACGTAGCATTAGAAATACGTAAGCAAATGGCTGCGATGGGCAAGAAAGTAGAAAAACTAATTATGTTCGATACCGACGCCGAAAAGTCGGAATACAAGGATTGGTATTATATTTTGCCAAAAAAAGTTAAAAGGAACGTACCTATCTTATTATCCTTTTTAAAATCATCTATACTCCATCCAATAACAAATTTCAGAAAAAAGTATAAAAACCCCGAACCAGGTTTTCTTTCTAAATATTTTTTAAAGAAAGAAACCAAAAATTTCTATCAGCTTATTAAAAAAATAAAAGATAAGCACTTATATGCTTTCAGGAATTATAAAATGGAACCGTTTGATGGTAAAGTTTATCTGTATAAAGCACAAATATGCGTTCATTATGTTTATGATACTGAATTTTTAGGCTGGAAAAAATATGCACTTGGCGGAGTTGTGCGATATGACGTACCCGGCGATCATTTAACTATGATTACGCCACCAAACGTTGAAGCATTCGCAGCCATACTAAGTGCCAGTTTAGATGAAAAGGAGGAAACAATACAAACTACTGAAATGGCAGATACCACAGCGGGAATTAAGACACTGGTTTAA
- a CDS encoding GNAT family N-acetyltransferase yields the protein MIAPITTGNLEECIQAFLKAYNGPPWNYSWTYDRAKKYLSEYLTCGQFVGFVLYDEGQITGATFGHIKTWWTNDQLMIDEFFISGEKQGKGYGKKLLAYCDQYASENQIGSIVLMTNRYMPAYGFYNKIGYTATEQYVFMFKQVL from the coding sequence ATGATAGCACCCATTACAACAGGAAACCTTGAAGAATGCATACAGGCATTTTTAAAAGCATATAATGGCCCACCCTGGAACTATAGCTGGACGTATGACAGGGCAAAAAAATATCTTTCGGAGTATTTAACCTGCGGTCAATTTGTTGGATTTGTTTTATATGACGAAGGGCAGATTACAGGAGCAACTTTTGGCCATATTAAAACCTGGTGGACCAACGATCAATTAATGATTGATGAGTTTTTTATCTCGGGCGAAAAGCAGGGAAAGGGCTATGGGAAAAAGTTACTTGCCTATTGCGACCAATATGCATCGGAAAATCAAATTGGATCGATCGTGTTAATGACCAACCGCTATATGCCTGCCTATGGATTTTATAACAAAATTGGATATACGGCCACAGAACAGTATGTTTTTATGTTTAAACAAGTTTTATGA
- a CDS encoding polysaccharide biosynthesis/export family protein has translation MKNTIIQTTLLAFSLILSSCSFFRDKGVFKDSGYQNVSYFQNADHSGYFEEKINNYAPFKIQSGDILGINVNSVNQEAASVFNTSTNRVNGASPDAINPVYGFKVDVNGNVQLPLVGDMKVAGMTTDEVAKKLTSNLLPYLKNPIVNIRVLNFKVSVFGDVLRPNVYNIQNERININEVISLAGDLNITANRKNILLVREEDGKRMYYTIDLTKKDLFDSPYYYLHNNDVIYVDPDKTKYDTVSRSYKRTTITLSALSIAAVVLSAMFIYYR, from the coding sequence ATGAAAAATACTATTATTCAAACAACATTACTGGCGTTTTCTCTGATCCTATCATCATGTAGTTTTTTTAGAGATAAAGGTGTATTTAAAGATAGCGGATATCAAAATGTATCCTATTTCCAAAACGCCGATCATTCGGGTTATTTTGAAGAAAAAATAAATAATTATGCGCCTTTTAAAATACAAAGTGGCGACATTTTAGGCATAAATGTAAACAGTGTTAACCAGGAAGCAGCTTCGGTTTTTAATACCAGCACCAACCGTGTTAACGGTGCAAGCCCGGATGCCATTAATCCTGTTTATGGTTTTAAAGTAGATGTTAATGGCAACGTGCAATTGCCACTGGTAGGTGATATGAAAGTAGCCGGGATGACAACTGATGAGGTAGCAAAAAAACTAACCAGTAATTTATTGCCATACCTTAAAAATCCGATAGTTAATATCCGCGTTCTGAATTTCAAGGTCTCTGTTTTTGGCGATGTATTGAGGCCCAATGTATACAATATTCAGAATGAACGGATAAATATTAATGAAGTGATAAGCCTGGCCGGCGATTTAAATATTACCGCAAACAGAAAAAATATTTTGCTGGTGCGCGAAGAGGATGGCAAGCGGATGTATTATACGATTGATTTAACTAAAAAAGACCTGTTTGATTCACCATATTATTACTTACATAACAATGATGTGATATATGTGGATCCGGATAAAACTAAATATGATACGGTTAGTCGCAGTTATAAACGTACTACAATAACCCTTTCAGCCTTGTCAATTGCTGCTGTAGTGCTCTCGGCTATGTTTATATATTATCGTTAG
- a CDS encoding GumC family protein, producing MISRSTVNNKSYQTTGSEDAINLRALLVKYADYWQLFLVSFIIALIGVIIYKKYVQPSYDIVATLEIQDISDKSPAEKTSLVDFQQLDQVNAPRVVENEMEILRSNQIIKQVVDYFQLWADYKLKGGMIKDPDLYGNSPIKMNLLNHTTPILPRKLQFQLVDANTYALIDDDSNSGKHHFGEMITDKIGSWTITANNNLKKYIGSVIEIKVNDPDLTVLNYQSALKVEAEQKPATVINISITDKNIKRGQDFINYLIYFYKQNEVAEKNKIAKSTLQFIDDRLDSLSGQLNHAENKIEGYRSQNELTDVNAQSQMYLQQIQANGEKLNDIGIQLSIINKLDEYLNQSSNNNSSVPSTLGITDQHLVELVQKLSDVQLEKNRLLATLPEKNPAFDPLNSQISALKTAIKDNIKSIKSSLLTTQNSLQGFKSTVQSSIKNVPVQEHQLAGMGRQQSNKETLYKYLLQQREQIALTYASSTSNVRLVDAAHILPLKASKKYIPFGAAFLFALIFPVGFIYGKDVVKNAVNNRKEIERHTGIPVLSEFSYVNLTSPIVFNEKTNKDSFILIEQFRHLRSRLTLLQPESASGTATLITSSVANEGKSFISSNLAISLANASKKTVLLEVDIYKPNISKTFGLTTSPGLTNYLKGKVSLQKIIQKCDQYPNLSIISSGDFIDDFSELLDQEQFQMLVEELKAEYDYVLFDTPPVHSISDALSLARYCDNTLYVVRYDQTSRSLLPFIQKLHTEELLPKMNIIFNGLAGGRDSEGLRYENYYKNSQVY from the coding sequence ATGATTAGTCGATCAACTGTTAATAATAAATCTTATCAAACCACGGGTAGCGAAGATGCTATTAATTTAAGGGCATTATTAGTAAAATATGCGGACTATTGGCAATTATTCCTCGTCTCGTTCATTATTGCTTTAATAGGCGTAATAATTTATAAAAAATATGTGCAGCCCTCATACGATATTGTGGCGACCCTTGAAATTCAGGATATAAGCGATAAATCTCCCGCGGAAAAAACCTCATTGGTCGATTTCCAGCAACTGGACCAGGTTAACGCCCCGCGCGTAGTAGAAAACGAAATGGAGATATTAAGATCGAACCAGATTATAAAGCAGGTAGTGGATTATTTTCAGTTGTGGGCTGATTATAAGTTAAAAGGCGGCATGATAAAAGATCCGGATTTATATGGTAATAGCCCAATTAAAATGAATTTGCTAAACCATACCACCCCTATCCTACCGCGAAAACTCCAATTTCAGCTTGTTGATGCAAATACTTACGCCCTTATAGATGATGATAGCAATTCGGGCAAACATCACTTTGGTGAAATGATAACCGATAAGATAGGCTCATGGACAATTACAGCAAACAACAATCTTAAAAAATATATTGGCAGCGTTATTGAAATTAAGGTAAATGATCCCGATTTGACTGTATTAAACTATCAAAGTGCATTAAAAGTGGAAGCGGAACAAAAACCAGCTACTGTAATTAATATTTCCATTACTGATAAAAACATAAAACGAGGTCAGGACTTCATTAACTATCTCATTTATTTTTATAAACAGAATGAAGTTGCCGAAAAAAATAAGATCGCTAAAAGTACGCTCCAATTTATTGATGACAGGCTGGATTCGCTTTCTGGTCAACTAAATCATGCGGAGAATAAAATTGAGGGGTACCGTAGTCAAAATGAGTTGACTGATGTAAACGCCCAATCGCAAATGTATTTGCAACAGATACAAGCCAACGGTGAAAAACTAAATGATATCGGTATTCAGTTAAGCATTATCAACAAGTTGGATGAATATTTAAACCAATCATCAAACAATAATAGCAGTGTCCCATCAACCTTGGGAATTACAGATCAACACCTGGTTGAATTGGTACAAAAACTATCAGATGTACAACTGGAAAAAAACAGACTACTTGCTACACTGCCTGAAAAAAACCCGGCATTTGATCCATTGAACAGCCAGATTTCCGCGCTTAAAACTGCAATTAAAGACAATATAAAAAGCATTAAATCCTCTTTACTTACCACACAAAATTCATTACAGGGCTTTAAATCAACTGTTCAGTCATCCATAAAAAATGTTCCGGTGCAAGAGCATCAACTGGCCGGTATGGGTCGCCAGCAATCAAATAAAGAAACATTATATAAATATTTATTACAGCAGCGCGAACAAATAGCATTAACGTATGCCTCATCTACATCAAATGTACGTTTGGTAGATGCTGCACATATACTTCCTTTAAAAGCATCAAAAAAATATATCCCATTTGGCGCCGCCTTTTTATTTGCCCTAATCTTCCCCGTGGGATTCATATATGGAAAAGATGTGGTAAAAAACGCGGTTAACAACCGTAAAGAAATTGAACGCCACACCGGTATACCTGTGCTATCAGAATTCAGTTATGTGAATTTAACCTCGCCAATTGTTTTCAACGAAAAAACCAATAAAGACAGCTTTATATTAATAGAACAGTTTAGGCATTTACGCTCGCGGTTAACCTTACTTCAGCCTGAAAGTGCATCAGGCACTGCAACCTTAATAACTTCAAGTGTTGCAAATGAAGGAAAAAGCTTTATTAGTAGTAACCTGGCTATTTCTTTGGCCAATGCGTCCAAAAAAACCGTTCTGTTAGAGGTTGATATCTATAAGCCGAATATTAGTAAAACATTTGGTTTAACCACATCGCCAGGTTTAACAAACTATCTTAAAGGAAAAGTTAGTTTACAAAAAATAATACAAAAATGCGATCAGTATCCTAATCTTTCAATTATTTCAAGTGGCGACTTTATTGATGATTTTTCTGAGCTATTAGACCAAGAACAATTTCAAATGCTTGTAGAAGAATTAAAAGCGGAATATGACTATGTATTGTTTGATACTCCGCCTGTGCATTCAATAAGTGATGCCCTTTCACTGGCCAGGTATTGCGATAATACCCTGTACGTGGTACGTTACGATCAAACTTCCAGATCATTACTGCCATTTATTCAAAAGCTGCATACTGAGGAGTTGCTCCCTAAAATGAATATCATATTTAACGGTTTAGCCGGGGGACGTGACAGCGAAGGATTACGCTATGAAAACTACTATAAAAACAGTCAGGTTTATTGA
- a CDS encoding lipopolysaccharide biosynthesis protein has translation MKTTIKTVRFIDFMAISVQQIGRAGVSTKHNDIKLQKVIKLLKGYINSLSGGKERTTAVNFNIIVSFVLRALSIIVSFLTISFSLKLLDTNKYGIWLAISSTVSWISILDIGLANGLRNKVAEYLAVKNYKEAKIAVSSTYAILFMIVVPILLLFGVFLKYAHWNSIFNTKLDERELLLTIAAVFIGLLMQFFLKPIASILQGDQKIYKSNLIQLLCNFIPLVPIIFFSKYLHGSMFALAIAQTVLPVVVLIAATVILFRTDYKHIRPSLKQVNLAKSKSLFGLSLAFFIVQIAWVFLYSTSELIITHEFGGSDVTLYNLLYKYFSTTGIILNIILTSYWSAFTNAFALFDFAWIKASIRSLVKIASIFLAITLLQLVLVVPVFKIWVGNKVHVPFILSCVMAIYFCVNLYTTLYSIVLNGTGKVKMQAIVSLITALLHVPVVLVFIRYFHWGLNSLVYASILWTVIQVLIWKKEINSALKKINKTPKEKIVVEPELVFDTK, from the coding sequence ATGAAAACTACTATAAAAACAGTCAGGTTTATTGATTTTATGGCGATTTCTGTTCAACAAATAGGGCGCGCGGGTGTTAGTACAAAGCATAACGATATTAAATTACAAAAGGTGATAAAATTATTAAAGGGATATATTAATTCGTTATCTGGGGGCAAGGAACGAACAACGGCGGTTAACTTTAATATAATTGTCTCGTTCGTTTTAAGGGCATTAAGCATAATTGTATCATTTCTTACTATTTCTTTTTCTCTCAAGCTACTTGATACTAATAAATACGGTATTTGGCTTGCAATTTCGTCAACCGTAAGTTGGATAAGTATACTGGATATTGGATTAGCTAACGGGTTAAGGAATAAGGTGGCTGAATATCTGGCCGTCAAAAATTATAAAGAAGCAAAAATTGCGGTGTCATCCACCTATGCAATCTTATTTATGATAGTGGTCCCTATCCTACTTTTGTTTGGTGTTTTTTTAAAATACGCCCATTGGAATTCCATATTCAATACCAAACTTGACGAAAGGGAGTTGTTACTAACCATTGCCGCAGTATTTATAGGGCTGTTAATGCAATTTTTTTTAAAGCCCATAGCTTCCATTCTTCAAGGCGACCAAAAAATTTATAAATCCAACCTTATTCAGCTACTGTGTAATTTTATTCCGTTAGTGCCTATAATTTTTTTCAGTAAGTATTTACACGGCTCCATGTTCGCGCTTGCTATAGCACAAACCGTATTACCTGTAGTTGTGTTAATTGCTGCTACAGTTATATTATTCAGAACTGATTATAAACATATCCGGCCATCGCTGAAACAAGTAAACCTGGCAAAAAGTAAGTCGTTGTTTGGCCTTAGTTTGGCATTTTTTATAGTGCAAATAGCCTGGGTTTTTCTTTACTCAACATCAGAATTGATTATCACCCATGAGTTTGGCGGTTCGGATGTCACCTTATATAATCTTTTATACAAGTATTTTTCAACCACAGGGATAATACTTAACATCATACTTACTTCTTACTGGAGCGCCTTTACTAACGCTTTCGCCTTATTCGATTTTGCGTGGATAAAAGCCAGTATAAGAAGCTTGGTTAAAATAGCCAGTATTTTTTTAGCGATCACACTATTGCAGTTAGTATTAGTTGTACCGGTGTTTAAAATATGGGTCGGTAATAAAGTACATGTACCATTTATATTAAGTTGTGTAATGGCCATTTATTTCTGCGTCAATTTGTACACTACACTTTATTCAATAGTATTAAACGGTACCGGGAAGGTTAAAATGCAGGCTATCGTTTCATTGATCACCGCTTTATTACATGTGCCGGTGGTATTGGTGTTCATCCGGTACTTTCACTGGGGGCTTAATTCGTTGGTATATGCCAGTATCCTATGGACGGTTATACAAGTTTTGATATGGAAAAAAGAAATAAACTCGGCTTTAAAGAAAATAAATAAAACGCCTAAGGAGAAAATTGTCGTAGAACCCGAATTGGTTTTTGACACAAAATAA
- a CDS encoding glycosyltransferase family 4 protein produces the protein MKVLWFSLSAGLSDAYLNNNYEGIGWIKSLEKNIQDKIDLSIAFYHNKEIPPFKLGATTYYPIKKYKHGNLTKMKRRLFNSIESQYDNQLFLNVVKEAKPDLIHIHGTESPFGLVQKYTNIPTVVSIQGTITVYRYKFFSKISWFDVLKHSDLKSFIFSRTFIHVYKQFAKIAAREQEIYKHSKHFIGRTAWDRRVTKVLAPSARYYHNDEILRSGFYTNKWVFKPAAKLQLFTTIWGNVYKGLETLLDCARLLDEINIDYEWQLAGIGRNDEVVRIASKGNKQPVSPNVKFLSMINEASLIEGLLESHMYIATSHIENSPNSLCEALILGVPCIATNAGGTGSLMDDNKEGILIQDGDPYAMAGAIMELKDNYKKAIAYGKQARERALLRHDQEKITSDLLSIYATILNGQSKPLFFTSTDAKLQETDETIMANN, from the coding sequence ATGAAAGTATTATGGTTCTCTTTGTCTGCCGGCTTAAGCGATGCCTATTTAAACAATAACTACGAAGGCATCGGCTGGATAAAATCCCTGGAAAAAAACATACAGGATAAGATAGATCTTTCTATAGCTTTTTATCATAATAAAGAAATACCGCCTTTTAAACTTGGCGCTACAACCTATTATCCGATCAAAAAGTATAAACATGGCAATCTAACTAAAATGAAAAGACGTTTGTTTAATAGTATTGAAAGCCAATATGATAATCAATTATTCTTAAATGTAGTTAAGGAAGCCAAGCCGGACCTTATCCATATCCATGGTACAGAAAGTCCGTTTGGCCTTGTACAAAAGTATACTAATATCCCTACAGTAGTTTCCATACAGGGCACCATCACGGTTTATCGGTATAAATTCTTTTCTAAAATATCCTGGTTTGATGTACTGAAACACTCGGATTTAAAGAGTTTTATTTTTTCAAGGACATTTATACATGTGTATAAGCAGTTTGCTAAAATTGCCGCCAGGGAACAGGAAATATATAAGCATTCTAAACACTTTATCGGCCGCACAGCCTGGGACAGAAGGGTAACAAAGGTGTTAGCCCCTTCTGCAAGGTATTACCACAACGATGAGATTTTGCGAAGCGGCTTTTATACTAACAAATGGGTTTTTAAACCTGCTGCTAAACTTCAATTATTTACTACCATATGGGGAAATGTATACAAAGGATTAGAAACATTATTGGACTGCGCGCGCTTGCTTGACGAAATTAATATTGATTATGAATGGCAGTTAGCCGGCATCGGGCGAAATGATGAAGTTGTCAGGATAGCATCAAAAGGCAATAAACAGCCCGTATCACCCAATGTTAAGTTTTTAAGCATGATCAATGAAGCATCCTTGATTGAAGGTTTATTGGAATCGCACATGTATATAGCTACCTCGCATATTGAAAACAGTCCAAATAGCTTATGCGAAGCTTTGATTTTAGGGGTGCCCTGTATTGCTACCAATGCAGGTGGCACCGGCAGCCTGATGGATGACAACAAAGAAGGTATTTTAATACAGGATGGTGACCCGTATGCTATGGCTGGTGCAATTATGGAATTGAAAGATAATTATAAAAAGGCCATTGCGTATGGTAAACAGGCACGAGAGCGCGCCTTACTTAGACACGATCAGGAAAAAATAACCAGTGACCTCTTATCAATTTATGCTACTATTTTAAATGGACAAAGCAAGCCTTTATTTTTTACCTCTACAGATGCTAAGCTGCAAGAAACTGATGAAACTATAATGGCTAACAATTAA